One window of the Flavobacteriaceae bacterium YJPT1-3 genome contains the following:
- a CDS encoding sulfatase — protein sequence MSPLKPLRLLISIFVFASCQNSKNLEKQQQTNDVPNILFIMADDHAYQAISAYGRQLIETPNIDRLAKEGMLFTNACVSNSICAPSRATILTGKHTHINGKMDNSMPFDTSQVTFPQIFQKNGYQTAMFGKLHFGNNPKGIDEFMILPGQGHYINPDFISNLGDTTIQGHVTNIITDLTLDWLKEKRNPAKPFMMMYFHKAPHRPWWPTPEKFKEYSTKSFPEPATLFDNYENRGTAAKTAEMNLLNHMMYSHDSKIRPETLAEMGSVYPQVAEYENGFYGPYGRANPEQKAQYDPVLDTINQFFKTNWPKMTEEEKMKWKYQRYMQDYLACISSVDDNIGRVLDYLDASGLTENTIVVYTSDQGFYLGEHGWFDKRFIYDESFKTPLIVRWPNTIKPGTVEDEMVQNLDYAQTLLDAAGIEAPNDMQGESLVPLLKNQKEKWNRDAVYYHYYEYPSVHMVKRHYGIVTKEYKLTHFYYDIDEWELYDRIKDPMEMNNVYRDTAYTDIVANLHQELENLRIQYKDTLELGQQ from the coding sequence ATGAGTCCACTGAAACCTTTGAGACTTTTGATCTCCATTTTTGTTTTTGCCAGTTGTCAAAACTCAAAAAATCTGGAAAAGCAACAACAGACCAATGATGTCCCAAATATATTATTCATAATGGCTGATGACCACGCTTATCAGGCCATAAGTGCCTACGGGAGGCAATTGATCGAGACTCCGAATATTGACCGATTGGCGAAAGAAGGGATGTTATTTACCAATGCATGCGTTTCCAATTCAATTTGTGCTCCTTCCAGAGCGACTATATTAACGGGGAAACATACTCACATCAATGGTAAAATGGATAACTCAATGCCCTTTGATACTTCTCAGGTTACCTTTCCTCAAATTTTTCAGAAAAATGGTTACCAAACGGCCATGTTCGGGAAGCTCCACTTTGGAAATAATCCTAAAGGAATAGATGAATTTATGATCTTACCAGGTCAAGGGCACTATATCAACCCAGACTTTATTTCTAATCTTGGAGACACCACCATTCAAGGTCATGTTACTAATATCATAACCGATTTGACACTTGATTGGTTAAAAGAAAAAAGAAATCCCGCTAAGCCGTTTATGATGATGTATTTCCACAAAGCCCCCCATCGACCATGGTGGCCTACTCCTGAAAAATTTAAAGAATATTCTACCAAATCATTTCCAGAACCTGCTACCCTGTTTGACAACTATGAGAATAGAGGCACTGCTGCCAAGACAGCAGAAATGAATCTATTGAACCATATGATGTACAGCCATGACAGTAAAATAAGACCGGAAACCTTAGCAGAAATGGGATCTGTTTATCCTCAGGTGGCAGAGTATGAAAATGGCTTTTACGGACCCTATGGGCGTGCCAATCCAGAACAGAAAGCTCAATATGATCCAGTTTTAGACACCATAAATCAATTCTTCAAAACGAATTGGCCAAAAATGACTGAGGAGGAAAAAATGAAATGGAAATATCAACGATATATGCAGGATTATCTGGCTTGCATTTCATCGGTAGACGATAATATCGGAAGGGTCCTTGATTATCTCGATGCAAGTGGTCTTACAGAGAACACCATAGTAGTATATACGTCTGATCAAGGTTTTTATTTGGGGGAACACGGCTGGTTTGACAAAAGGTTTATTTACGATGAGTCCTTCAAAACCCCGTTGATCGTGAGATGGCCTAACACTATTAAACCGGGCACTGTTGAAGATGAAATGGTTCAAAACCTTGATTATGCACAGACTCTACTTGATGCAGCAGGAATTGAAGCTCCTAATGATATGCAGGGGGAAAGTTTAGTGCCTCTTCTTAAGAATCAAAAAGAAAAATGGAATAGAGATGCTGTTTACTACCATTATTATGAATATCCATCAGTCCATATGGTCAAAAGGCATTATGGAATAGTGACCAAAGAATATAAATTGACCCATTTTTATTATGACATAGATGAATGGGAATTATATGACCGTATAAAAGACCCTATGGAGATGAACAATGTCTATCGCGACACGGCTTACACAGACATAGTTGCGAACTTGCATCAAGAGCTCGAGAACTTAAGGATACAATACAAGGATACTTTAGAGCTCGGTCAGCAGTGA
- a CDS encoding DUF2721 domain-containing protein, whose translation MELTLSIPALLFPAISLTMLAYNARYLAIAALIRNLHDTYVKTESEAVGLQVKKLRGRLAIIKNMQAVAIISFLLAVITMFLIYIELTFWANLVFGISLLALMISLILSLIEVQLSTKALGIQLRNMEKRD comes from the coding sequence ATGGAACTCACCCTCAGTATCCCGGCTTTGTTATTTCCTGCCATCTCCCTGACCATGCTGGCGTACAACGCCCGTTACCTGGCGATCGCCGCTTTGATCCGAAACTTGCACGACACCTATGTAAAGACAGAATCTGAAGCTGTAGGCTTACAGGTGAAAAAGCTCAGAGGCCGACTCGCCATCATCAAAAATATGCAGGCGGTGGCTATAATTAGTTTCCTCCTGGCTGTGATTACGATGTTTCTGATCTACATTGAACTGACGTTTTGGGCCAATTTGGTCTTTGGAATCAGTCTGTTGGCCTTGATGATCTCCTTGATACTCTCATTGATTGAGGTGCAGTTATCGACCAAAGCGCTAGGGATTCAACTCCGGAATATGGAGAAACGGGATTAG
- a CDS encoding HupE/UreJ family protein, with amino-acid sequence MADFWLYFKLGLTHVLDWNAYDHLLFLVVITVPYLFKDWKRVFLLVTLFTLGHTASLILSAYEVISVNARIVEFLIPLTILIAALYNIFTAGKKNSNDKLGVLLMSAVFFGLIHGLGFSNYFKMMTQGLSSKILPLVEFALGVEAAQIIIVMVVLIIGFIGQTLFRFSRRDWVMITSAIVSGMVIPILIENRIW; translated from the coding sequence ATGGCAGATTTTTGGCTGTATTTTAAACTTGGCCTCACGCATGTACTGGACTGGAATGCTTACGATCATTTACTTTTCCTCGTGGTCATTACGGTTCCTTACTTGTTTAAAGATTGGAAACGGGTATTTCTTTTAGTCACCTTATTTACCCTTGGTCATACCGCTTCTTTGATTCTCTCGGCCTATGAGGTGATCTCGGTGAATGCTCGAATCGTCGAATTCCTGATTCCCCTGACCATTCTTATTGCAGCACTCTACAATATTTTTACGGCCGGTAAGAAGAACAGTAACGATAAGCTGGGCGTGCTACTGATGAGCGCCGTCTTTTTTGGCTTGATCCACGGATTGGGATTCTCCAATTATTTTAAGATGATGACTCAGGGACTTTCAAGCAAGATCCTTCCCCTGGTCGAGTTCGCTCTGGGCGTTGAAGCGGCTCAGATCATCATCGTTATGGTGGTATTGATCATCGGTTTTATTGGTCAAACGCTATTTCGCTTTTCACGTCGCGATTGGGTGATGATTACTTCAGCCATTGTATCAGGAATGGTAATTCCCATACTCATAGAGAACAGAATTTGGTGA
- a CDS encoding dCMP deaminase family protein gives MSKKQRKYDIAYLRMAREWGKLSYCERRQVGAIIVKDKMIISDGYNGTPTGFENVCEDEEGATKWYVLHAEANAILKVASSTQSCQGATLYITMSPCKDCSKLIHQAGIKRLVYMTDYKDNSGLKFLERAGVDIVHLSEVDDV, from the coding sequence ATGAGTAAAAAACAACGGAAATACGATATCGCTTACTTACGGATGGCCCGGGAATGGGGTAAGCTGTCGTATTGCGAACGCCGACAGGTAGGTGCCATTATCGTCAAAGACAAGATGATCATTTCTGATGGGTACAATGGAACACCTACCGGTTTTGAGAATGTGTGTGAGGATGAGGAAGGCGCGACCAAATGGTATGTCTTGCACGCAGAAGCCAATGCTATTCTCAAGGTAGCTTCTTCCACGCAGTCTTGTCAGGGAGCCACCCTATACATTACCATGTCGCCCTGCAAAGATTGTAGCAAATTGATCCACCAGGCGGGTATCAAACGCTTGGTATATATGACCGATTATAAAGATAATAGCGGCCTAAAATTTTTAGAGCGTGCAGGCGTTGATATAGTGCACCTCTCGGAAGTAGATGATGTATGA
- a CDS encoding S41 family peptidase, producing the protein MKLNKVYLPVFLAMAIALGMVIGGKLDYNSGTAGLFGANSKKEKLNRLIDYIDFEYVDDINTDSIVEVTVNGILENLDPHSVYIPPQEVAEIEESMRGDFVGIGVSFYAYRDSVAVIQAISGGPSDRVGIRGGDRIVYANGQSLVGNSLTDDSLTSILKGKVDTPVSLVVKRRGADELLNFKLKRSVVPIQSVDASYMLTDSLGYVKINRFAESTHKEFEKALQSLRAQGATQIALDLRNNPGGYISAAEKVADEFLKKDKLILFTKNKSGKKEETFATRKGTFEDAEVFVLINENSASASEIVAGAIQDNDKGLIVGRRSFGKGLVQREMALGDGSAVRLTIARYYTPTGRSIQRPYGNGNKAYFNDYLDRYKNGELNSVDSIQVADSLKFRTPLGKIVYGGGGIIPDVFVAKDTNFELETLNYALRSGFMARFVFELLEEDRPYYNSLSLAEFKEEIEISDENMKDFLSFAADRNFKISLSQYQETLKRYIKATMAQQLFGNNVFEQMLNEYDPVIEKVIALSKS; encoded by the coding sequence ATGAAATTGAATAAAGTGTATTTACCCGTATTCCTGGCTATGGCCATCGCCCTGGGGATGGTCATAGGAGGAAAGCTGGACTACAACAGTGGTACGGCGGGGCTCTTTGGTGCCAATTCTAAAAAGGAAAAACTCAACCGACTTATTGATTACATCGACTTTGAATACGTAGACGACATCAACACCGACAGTATTGTCGAGGTGACTGTCAACGGCATCCTGGAGAATCTCGATCCGCATTCGGTCTACATTCCTCCACAAGAAGTAGCGGAGATCGAAGAAAGTATGCGTGGTGATTTTGTAGGGATCGGCGTCAGCTTTTATGCATATCGCGATTCTGTAGCCGTGATTCAGGCCATTAGTGGAGGCCCCAGTGATCGCGTGGGCATTCGCGGAGGAGATCGTATCGTATATGCCAACGGTCAATCCTTAGTGGGCAACAGTTTGACCGACGACAGCCTTACCAGTATCTTAAAAGGAAAAGTGGATACGCCGGTGAGTCTGGTAGTTAAGCGCAGGGGTGCTGACGAATTGCTCAACTTTAAGCTAAAACGCAGCGTCGTCCCTATTCAGAGTGTGGATGCCAGCTATATGCTGACTGACAGTCTGGGGTATGTCAAGATCAATCGCTTTGCAGAATCTACCCATAAAGAATTTGAGAAGGCACTGCAATCATTACGTGCTCAGGGAGCTACTCAGATCGCTCTCGACCTGAGAAATAATCCGGGCGGCTATATTTCGGCTGCAGAAAAGGTGGCCGATGAATTCCTGAAAAAAGATAAACTCATCTTATTTACTAAGAATAAATCAGGAAAAAAAGAGGAAACTTTTGCCACGCGAAAGGGAACTTTTGAAGATGCTGAAGTCTTCGTGCTGATCAATGAAAATAGTGCCTCGGCCAGCGAGATCGTAGCCGGAGCCATTCAGGATAATGATAAGGGGTTGATCGTGGGAAGGAGGTCCTTTGGAAAAGGGCTGGTGCAGCGGGAAATGGCTTTGGGAGACGGAAGTGCTGTCCGCCTGACCATAGCGCGCTACTACACACCTACCGGACGCAGCATTCAGCGGCCTTATGGTAATGGAAACAAAGCTTATTTCAACGATTATCTGGATCGCTATAAAAATGGCGAACTCAATTCTGTAGACAGCATTCAGGTGGCTGATTCGCTGAAATTCAGAACACCTCTGGGCAAAATTGTTTATGGTGGAGGGGGTATCATTCCGGATGTTTTTGTGGCCAAAGACACCAATTTTGAATTGGAAACCTTGAATTACGCTTTGCGTTCCGGATTTATGGCACGCTTTGTTTTTGAGCTGCTGGAGGAAGATCGACCTTACTACAACAGCTTAAGTTTAGCCGAGTTTAAGGAGGAAATAGAGATCAGTGATGAAAATATGAAGGATTTCTTATCTTTCGCCGCAGATAGAAACTTTAAAATCTCTCTAAGTCAGTATCAGGAGACTTTAAAACGCTATATCAAAGCCACTATGGCGCAACAGCTTTTTGGGAACAATGTTTTTGAGCAAATGCTCAATGAGTACGACCCTGTTATCGAAAAAGTGATCGCGCTGAGCAAGAGTTAG
- a CDS encoding DUF3109 family protein, with protein sequence MFQLGKTIVSEDLIEKDFVCNLNACKGECCIAGEAGAPLEADETEILKAIYPKVKPFLRPEGITAIEQQGTHITTELGELETPLVEGKECAYVTFTKEGVASCGIEDAFHAGEVNFRKPISCHLYPVRVQQYSQFAAVNYHRWPICDDACTLGASLQVPVYQFTKAALVRKFGESWYKELREVAETMTEKKKNNGNR encoded by the coding sequence ATGTTTCAACTGGGTAAAACCATCGTATCGGAAGATCTCATCGAAAAGGATTTTGTTTGTAATCTAAACGCCTGTAAGGGAGAGTGCTGTATTGCCGGTGAAGCCGGTGCCCCGCTGGAAGCAGACGAGACAGAAATCCTAAAAGCTATTTATCCCAAGGTCAAACCGTTCTTAAGACCGGAAGGGATTACTGCTATTGAACAGCAGGGAACCCACATTACTACTGAGCTTGGCGAACTGGAAACCCCGCTTGTGGAAGGGAAGGAATGCGCCTACGTTACGTTTACGAAGGAAGGCGTGGCCTCTTGTGGGATTGAAGATGCCTTTCATGCCGGGGAGGTAAATTTTAGAAAGCCTATTTCCTGCCATCTGTATCCGGTACGGGTACAGCAATATTCTCAGTTTGCGGCCGTCAATTACCACCGCTGGCCCATTTGTGATGATGCCTGTACTTTAGGAGCCTCCTTACAAGTTCCGGTCTATCAGTTCACCAAGGCCGCGCTGGTTCGAAAATTTGGGGAATCCTGGTATAAAGAATTACGGGAAGTAGCCGAGACCATGACCGAAAAAAAGAAGAATAATGGAAATCGCTAG
- a CDS encoding DUF3784 domain-containing protein yields MEIASLISALLLLAAGAAIHYGKMYHLIAGYNTKSKEEQNKIDVQGIGRLMFRCFTVMAAVLLLGALCSWLLQNPVYAMIGNGVAFLGVFPFLLIKANSSQFKRSTDGNT; encoded by the coding sequence ATGGAAATCGCTAGTCTGATCAGTGCCCTGCTGTTGCTTGCAGCTGGAGCAGCAATTCATTACGGAAAAATGTACCATTTGATTGCGGGATACAATACCAAATCGAAAGAAGAGCAAAACAAGATCGATGTGCAGGGCATAGGCCGATTGATGTTTCGGTGTTTTACGGTGATGGCGGCTGTCTTGTTGTTAGGTGCCCTGTGCTCCTGGTTACTGCAAAATCCCGTCTATGCCATGATCGGCAACGGCGTCGCTTTTTTAGGGGTGTTTCCCTTTTTGTTGATCAAAGCCAACAGCAGTCAATTCAAAAGAAGTACGGATGGCAATACCTGA
- a CDS encoding methionine aminotransferase, whose protein sequence is MAIPDTLQLRSKLPDVGTTIFTVMSQLAHEHQALNLSQGFPNFEMDPQLIRLAQEAMSEGYNQYAPMAGIFSLREAIARKVERCYGATYDPEQEITVTVGATQAIFTAIATVIRPGDEVLLFKPAYDCYEPAIAVQGGTAVPLGMTAPDFEIPWQQVKQAISTKTKMIIINTPNNPSGKIWSRQDMEQLEAVTRGTDIVILSDEVYEHMVYDGMEHQSVARFSALRERSFITASFGKTFHNTGWKTGYCLAPSKLMEEFRKVHQFNVFCTNHPVQRAFAKYLEHPAHYETLPAFYQNKRDRFLDAVADSRFAFTPAEGTYFQLLDYSAISEESDTEFARRLVKEHGIASIPISPFMQEEEDRKLLRFCFAKTDDTLEAAGKILRGI, encoded by the coding sequence ATGGCAATACCTGACACGCTGCAACTCCGGTCTAAATTACCGGACGTGGGTACCACTATTTTTACCGTCATGAGTCAACTGGCGCATGAGCATCAGGCGTTGAACTTGTCTCAGGGCTTTCCCAACTTTGAAATGGATCCTCAATTGATCCGATTGGCGCAAGAGGCGATGAGTGAAGGCTATAATCAATATGCACCCATGGCGGGAATTTTTTCGCTGCGGGAAGCTATAGCGCGTAAAGTAGAGCGCTGTTACGGAGCCACCTACGATCCGGAGCAGGAGATAACTGTCACCGTAGGAGCTACCCAAGCTATTTTTACAGCCATAGCCACCGTGATCCGTCCCGGTGATGAAGTGTTGCTCTTTAAACCGGCCTATGACTGTTACGAGCCCGCCATCGCGGTTCAGGGGGGTACTGCCGTTCCTCTTGGGATGACGGCACCTGATTTTGAGATCCCCTGGCAGCAGGTGAAGCAGGCGATCTCCACGAAGACGAAAATGATCATCATCAATACGCCCAACAATCCTAGCGGGAAGATATGGAGCCGTCAGGATATGGAACAATTGGAAGCAGTGACCCGAGGAACCGACATTGTTATTTTAAGTGATGAGGTCTACGAACACATGGTCTATGACGGCATGGAGCACCAAAGCGTAGCCAGATTCTCGGCTTTACGAGAGCGCAGCTTTATCACGGCCTCTTTCGGGAAGACCTTTCACAATACGGGATGGAAAACCGGGTATTGCCTGGCCCCATCTAAGCTGATGGAAGAATTTCGAAAGGTGCATCAATTCAATGTGTTTTGTACCAATCATCCGGTACAGCGCGCTTTCGCGAAATACCTGGAGCATCCTGCGCATTACGAAACCCTGCCCGCTTTTTATCAAAACAAACGAGACCGCTTTCTGGATGCTGTAGCCGATTCCCGGTTTGCATTCACTCCGGCGGAAGGCACCTATTTTCAGTTGCTCGATTACAGCGCCATCAGTGAGGAATCGGACACGGAATTTGCCAGGCGTCTGGTCAAAGAACACGGCATTGCCAGCATCCCCATTTCGCCCTTTATGCAAGAGGAGGAAGACCGAAAGCTATTGCGTTTTTGTTTTGCCAAGACTGACGATACGTTGGAGGCTGCCGGAAAAATACTCCGAGGCATTTAA
- a CDS encoding DUF1440 domain-containing protein gives MSNAVEAWLEKETLASNVSRGLISGVLGGLAGVAVKSLIERFLPVRQPDTRSAQLKIVDDLSLKITGEKVSESNKALAEQLVNIPMGASLGATYGYARRDEEETDLLSGAVFGATTWIGTHETSLPLLGLKDDPTEIPLHLQANELLAHLAFGVTTELVRGYIARQLKE, from the coding sequence ATGAGTAATGCAGTAGAAGCCTGGTTAGAAAAAGAAACCCTTGCCTCCAACGTGAGTAGGGGGTTAATTTCTGGGGTCTTGGGTGGCCTGGCCGGGGTCGCCGTGAAAAGTTTGATCGAACGCTTTTTACCCGTACGCCAACCCGATACCCGCTCGGCACAACTCAAAATCGTGGACGATCTCAGTCTCAAGATCACCGGGGAAAAAGTAAGCGAGAGTAATAAAGCCCTGGCTGAACAATTGGTTAATATTCCCATGGGAGCCAGTTTAGGAGCTACCTATGGCTACGCACGGCGCGATGAAGAAGAAACTGATCTACTCTCGGGTGCTGTTTTTGGGGCGACTACCTGGATAGGCACCCACGAAACCTCACTGCCCTTACTCGGACTAAAAGACGATCCCACCGAGATCCCCTTACACTTGCAAGCCAACGAACTACTGGCCCACCTGGCCTTTGGGGTAACTACTGAATTGGTGCGCGGGTATATCGCTCGCCAACTGAAAGAATGA
- a CDS encoding response regulator, translating into MIRLPLIVLITFVSLSSLAQDLTTNPEGELEGNTVFLEDQLSALHDSTVVAYNSGRFSDSFKFNLRLLKQAQAMGHDRYAQIAYSGLGYDYLFQKDSIQARVHFEKARDLALKMEDEKLLAYSYSDLANLYLNTDKGKCISLFEKAIAIFNKRKDSTALSITYFNYLEALKEIEDTTHSMRVVDQLKALVPYMLKQGDTAFATAFRPLAALHYNQIKDYNKAQEILLPNLSFNFKKEQSIDQEYTYGEYSKALEGLGQYEEALNFFKKYDSIKDKNYELEKSKESAQLAAQLKLNQYQQDAKRQEIELNLQSQLVQNKSIINYLLAALCIVFLITLLHYYSTSQRRKKLVQKIKIQNEEYLQAKNESERLAKVKSNFFSTVSHELRTPLYGVIGMTSILLEDESLKNHRADLKSLKFSANYLLALINDVLQINKIDSNKIEKSNEVFNLRELLETLTLSFEYIRIQNNNTIQIEIAPEVPSYIQGNSVMLSQILMNLVGNATKFTEDGQITVKVSQDKREGKQAYLQFSVQDTGIGIAADKQESIFEEFSQGNATNYDYQGTGLGLPIVSRLLQLSGAEIHLESELGKGSNFYFTLPFEVAAKPEEGEQKHVSPLYTVDMLHGKRILIVDDNKINRTITQKILEKDLVHCHMARNGQEAVDMVRSHDYDLILMDVHMPVMDGLQATREIRTFDQATPVIALTAVEVEDMRSKIFDSGMNDIIVKPYDVQKFKRTIVQNFRPRAAYA; encoded by the coding sequence TTGATAAGACTCCCACTTATCGTCCTGATCACCTTCGTCAGTCTTAGTAGCCTGGCGCAGGATCTAACTACCAATCCTGAAGGGGAATTGGAAGGGAATACTGTATTTCTTGAAGATCAGTTGTCTGCTCTTCACGATTCTACGGTAGTAGCCTACAATTCCGGCCGATTTAGTGACTCCTTTAAGTTCAACCTACGCCTATTAAAGCAAGCCCAAGCTATGGGTCATGATCGCTATGCTCAGATCGCCTATTCCGGTCTAGGCTATGATTACCTTTTTCAAAAGGATTCTATACAGGCACGCGTACATTTTGAAAAAGCCCGTGATCTGGCACTAAAGATGGAGGACGAAAAACTGCTCGCTTACAGTTATTCTGATTTGGCCAATCTTTATCTGAATACGGATAAGGGGAAATGTATTTCCTTATTTGAAAAAGCGATCGCTATCTTCAATAAGCGAAAGGACAGTACGGCGTTGAGCATTACCTACTTCAACTATCTCGAAGCGCTCAAAGAAATCGAAGATACGACCCACAGTATGCGAGTCGTTGACCAATTGAAAGCATTGGTTCCCTATATGTTGAAGCAGGGAGATACCGCTTTCGCTACGGCCTTTAGACCTCTGGCCGCACTGCACTACAATCAAATCAAGGATTACAACAAGGCACAGGAAATTCTTTTGCCTAACCTTAGCTTCAATTTTAAAAAGGAACAGTCTATCGACCAGGAGTACACCTACGGAGAGTACAGCAAAGCTTTGGAAGGATTGGGTCAATATGAGGAAGCCTTAAACTTTTTCAAGAAATACGACAGCATTAAGGATAAGAATTACGAGCTGGAAAAATCAAAAGAATCTGCTCAGCTTGCTGCGCAATTGAAATTGAACCAGTATCAACAAGATGCTAAAAGACAGGAAATTGAACTGAATCTACAATCGCAATTGGTCCAGAACAAAAGCATCATCAATTATTTGCTGGCTGCGCTTTGTATCGTATTTCTGATCACCTTGCTGCATTACTACTCCACGTCACAGCGCAGAAAAAAATTAGTCCAGAAGATCAAAATTCAGAACGAAGAATATTTACAGGCTAAAAATGAGTCGGAACGCCTGGCTAAAGTAAAAAGTAACTTTTTCTCAACGGTCAGTCACGAACTGCGTACTCCATTATACGGCGTTATTGGAATGACCTCCATATTACTGGAAGATGAATCCCTTAAGAATCACCGGGCAGATCTAAAATCACTTAAATTTTCGGCCAATTACCTCCTGGCCCTCATTAACGACGTATTACAGATCAATAAAATTGACTCCAATAAAATCGAGAAATCGAATGAAGTTTTCAACCTACGCGAACTATTAGAGACATTGACCTTATCGTTTGAGTACATCCGGATTCAGAATAACAATACCATTCAGATCGAGATCGCTCCGGAGGTGCCTTCTTACATTCAGGGCAATTCGGTCATGCTCTCTCAGATATTGATGAATCTGGTAGGTAATGCGACCAAGTTTACGGAAGATGGTCAAATCACGGTCAAGGTAAGTCAAGACAAGCGGGAAGGTAAACAGGCCTATCTCCAGTTTTCAGTTCAGGACACGGGCATTGGGATCGCAGCTGATAAGCAGGAGTCCATATTTGAAGAGTTCTCTCAAGGGAACGCGACGAATTACGATTATCAGGGTACCGGTCTGGGACTGCCCATCGTCAGTCGATTGTTGCAGCTCTCTGGGGCTGAAATACATCTGGAGAGCGAATTGGGCAAAGGCTCCAATTTCTACTTTACCCTTCCCTTCGAAGTAGCTGCCAAACCGGAAGAGGGTGAGCAGAAACACGTTAGTCCATTGTATACAGTCGATATGCTTCATGGGAAGCGTATCCTCATTGTGGACGATAATAAGATCAACCGTACCATCACTCAAAAAATTCTAGAAAAAGATTTAGTACATTGTCATATGGCCCGCAATGGACAGGAAGCCGTTGACATGGTTCGTTCGCATGACTACGACCTGATTCTCATGGATGTGCATATGCCGGTAATGGATGGTTTGCAAGCCACCCGTGAAATCAGAACTTTTGATCAAGCCACACCGGTGATCGCTTTAACGGCCGTTGAAGTGGAAGACATGCGCTCCAAGATATTCGATTCGGGCATGAATGATATTATTGTAAAGCCCTATGACGTACAAAAATTTAAACGCACCATCGTACAGAATTTTCGCCCACGCGCAGCCTATGCGTAA
- a CDS encoding ankyrin repeat domain-containing protein, with amino-acid sequence MQDQLFNAIRAGDVASVKKVIATHPEHINTRDSRGSSPLLLATYYGNEDISKALLDAGADVNARDASGNTPLMGVCFKGYTPMAKMLLEHGADVNAINFNQASALIYAATFNQQEIIDLLLEAGADKGLKDTRGHTAADHARLQGLEELSKKLEHAG; translated from the coding sequence ATGCAGGATCAATTATTCAACGCCATACGCGCCGGAGACGTAGCTTCAGTAAAAAAAGTGATAGCGACTCATCCTGAACATATCAATACTCGGGATTCTCGGGGGTCTAGTCCTTTACTACTGGCTACCTATTATGGAAACGAAGATATTTCTAAGGCCTTGCTCGATGCGGGAGCCGATGTCAATGCCCGGGATGCGAGTGGAAATACGCCACTGATGGGGGTCTGCTTTAAAGGATACACGCCCATGGCTAAAATGCTTCTGGAACATGGAGCGGATGTCAATGCGATCAATTTTAATCAAGCCTCTGCTTTGATTTATGCGGCCACCTTCAATCAACAAGAAATTATCGATCTTCTTCTAGAGGCCGGAGCGGATAAAGGGCTTAAAGACACTCGAGGTCATACCGCAGCCGATCATGCCCGGTTACAAGGCCTAGAAGAGCTATCAAAAAAATTGGAACATGCAGGATGA
- a CDS encoding GNAT family N-acetyltransferase, whose product MIDFSLRLCDENDLEVLCTLGRTTFDEAFRSMNREEDFEHYLQTAFSADTIARQLEDPESQFYLVETRKVDAALEDKIAVGYLKLNFGAAQNEAVGKHTVELERIYVKQDYQGQGLGQRLIEQLEAMLRNTSATWLWLGVWEQNKAAIRFYLKNGFQAFDTHSYWIGEDEQFDLMMRKRII is encoded by the coding sequence ATGATCGATTTTAGCTTACGGCTTTGCGATGAGAACGATCTTGAAGTACTGTGTACTTTAGGACGAACCACTTTTGATGAGGCGTTTCGTTCGATGAACCGAGAAGAGGACTTTGAACATTACCTGCAAACCGCATTTTCTGCTGATACTATAGCCAGGCAGCTCGAAGATCCTGAAAGCCAATTCTACTTGGTAGAAACCCGGAAAGTTGACGCAGCTTTAGAGGACAAAATAGCGGTAGGCTACCTCAAATTGAATTTTGGTGCAGCACAGAACGAAGCGGTAGGTAAGCATACAGTAGAGTTGGAGCGTATTTACGTAAAACAGGACTATCAAGGTCAAGGATTAGGCCAGCGATTGATTGAACAACTAGAGGCTATGCTTCGTAACACCTCAGCGACCTGGCTCTGGTTAGGTGTTTGGGAGCAGAATAAAGCAGCCATTCGATTTTATCTTAAGAACGGATTTCAAGCCTTCGACACCCATTCCTATTGGATCGGGGAAGATGAGCAATTTGACCTGATGATGCGTAAACGAATAATTTAG